In Saccharicrinis fermentans DSM 9555 = JCM 21142, a genomic segment contains:
- a CDS encoding sulfide-dependent adenosine diphosphate thiazole synthase produces the protein MEQIVSVGIVDSYFKKLKENLTVDVAIVGGGPSGMVAAYYLARQGFKVSVYERKLAPGGGMWGGAMMFNEIVIQKEALPILDELNISYKHYDKDYYTLDSVHATSALIYHATQAGATFFNCTSVEDVVFLDNKVSGVVLNWAPVHREKMHVDPLVIMAKAVIDGTGHDCDIARILERKNNIQLLTASGKVEGERSLSIDEAERTTIENTKEIYPGLYVSGMASNGVSGGFRMGPIFGGMLLSGKKVANLIADNLNK, from the coding sequence ATGGAACAAATTGTATCAGTAGGAATTGTTGATTCCTATTTCAAAAAACTCAAAGAAAATTTAACCGTAGATGTTGCCATTGTAGGCGGAGGACCATCGGGCATGGTAGCAGCTTATTATCTGGCCAGGCAAGGGTTTAAAGTAAGCGTATACGAACGTAAACTGGCACCCGGAGGCGGCATGTGGGGAGGTGCCATGATGTTCAATGAAATTGTAATACAGAAAGAGGCCTTACCTATTCTGGACGAATTGAATATTTCATACAAGCATTACGACAAAGATTACTACACCCTTGATTCGGTACATGCCACCAGTGCACTCATTTATCATGCCACCCAAGCCGGTGCAACATTTTTTAACTGCACATCTGTAGAAGACGTAGTATTTCTTGATAATAAGGTAAGTGGTGTCGTTCTTAATTGGGCACCTGTTCACCGTGAGAAAATGCACGTTGACCCCTTGGTAATTATGGCCAAAGCAGTAATCGATGGTACCGGTCACGATTGTGATATAGCCCGAATCCTTGAACGAAAGAATAACATTCAATTGCTCACGGCATCGGGTAAGGTAGAAGGAGAAAGATCCTTATCGATCGACGAAGCCGAACGCACTACCATAGAAAACACCAAAGAAATTTACCCCGGTTTGTATGTATCAGGAATGGCTTCCAATGGGGTTAGCGGAGGCTTTAGGATGGGGCCTATCTTTGGAGGAATGCTATTGTCTGGTAAAAAAGTGGCCAATTTAATAGCCGACAACTTAAATAAATAG
- a CDS encoding alpha-L-fucosidase — protein MNCKHAIIAFFIALPLMTLSAQKKYKPEWESLLKYETPEWFKDVKFGIFIHWGPTTVPANNSEWYGYHMWNEGQVDALGNPSQEASNAYKNHVKDFGKPEDFGYTKFIPMFKAEKFDAKEWVDLFEEAGAKYIVPVGEHCDGFAMYDSKITRWKATEMGPKKDIVGLIFDEAKKRGLKVGMSSHFAYGWHWWTYKEKFETMNPELKDFYWTKHDRWEPASKEWVKHWYERSMDMMTQYKPDLFWFDLGFSEPAYEEYRKKFIANYYNQGLKNNQEVVLNYKNIKWRPVPDGAAVLDIESGKLDRIREEAWQTDMSLGGWRWGYTDDYQMREAGAYINDLIDIVSKNGCLLLNVAPNKHGVIPEDQQAILREIGAWLKINGEGIYKTRPFTVFGQGPTNAVMKLHGNMHDKGFTSDDVRYTQKGQNIYAFILKQKEGRTTFSFDALGSDDRIINDAIKKVSIMGYDKAINWIQKNDELVVELPLTSTLKNAIGFKIELEEAPDDILKTK, from the coding sequence ATGAATTGTAAGCATGCTATCATTGCGTTTTTTATAGCGCTACCTTTAATGACTTTATCGGCACAAAAGAAGTATAAACCGGAGTGGGAATCACTGCTTAAGTATGAAACACCTGAGTGGTTTAAAGATGTTAAGTTTGGTATTTTTATACATTGGGGCCCCACCACTGTTCCAGCCAATAACTCGGAATGGTACGGCTATCATATGTGGAACGAAGGACAAGTGGATGCCTTGGGAAATCCAAGTCAAGAAGCATCGAATGCCTATAAAAACCATGTGAAAGATTTTGGAAAGCCAGAGGATTTTGGCTATACCAAGTTTATACCCATGTTTAAAGCAGAGAAGTTTGATGCCAAGGAGTGGGTTGATTTATTTGAGGAGGCCGGGGCTAAATATATTGTTCCTGTGGGGGAGCATTGTGACGGTTTTGCCATGTATGATTCTAAAATTACCCGTTGGAAAGCTACTGAAATGGGTCCTAAGAAAGATATTGTAGGGTTGATATTTGATGAAGCTAAAAAGCGAGGTTTAAAAGTGGGTATGTCATCACATTTTGCTTATGGATGGCACTGGTGGACCTATAAGGAAAAGTTTGAAACGATGAATCCAGAATTAAAGGATTTCTATTGGACTAAGCATGATAGATGGGAACCTGCATCAAAAGAGTGGGTAAAACATTGGTATGAACGTTCTATGGATATGATGACCCAATATAAACCTGATCTTTTTTGGTTCGATCTGGGTTTCAGTGAACCGGCCTATGAAGAGTATCGTAAAAAATTTATCGCTAATTATTACAATCAAGGTTTAAAAAATAATCAGGAAGTAGTTCTGAATTACAAAAATATTAAATGGCGACCTGTGCCGGATGGTGCTGCGGTTCTTGATATTGAAAGTGGTAAGTTAGATCGTATTCGTGAAGAAGCTTGGCAAACAGATATGTCATTGGGAGGATGGCGTTGGGGGTATACCGATGACTATCAAATGCGGGAAGCAGGAGCCTATATTAACGACTTGATTGATATCGTAAGTAAAAATGGTTGTTTGCTTTTGAATGTGGCTCCTAATAAGCATGGTGTTATTCCTGAAGATCAGCAGGCTATTCTAAGAGAAATAGGTGCCTGGTTAAAGATTAATGGAGAAGGCATTTACAAAACGCGTCCTTTTACGGTATTTGGACAAGGCCCTACCAATGCAGTTATGAAGTTACATGGTAACATGCACGACAAAGGTTTTACTTCTGATGATGTACGTTATACCCAAAAAGGGCAAAATATATATGCTTTTATTTTGAAACAAAAGGAAGGTCGTACTACCTTCAGTTTTGATGCCTTGGGGTCGGATGACAGAATAATTAATGATGCCATTAAAAAAGTGTCTATCATGGGGTATGATAAAGCGATTAATTGGATTCAGAAAAATGACGAGCTGGTCGTTGAATTACCTCTGACAAGCACTTTGAAAAATGCCATTGGATTTAAAATAGAGCTGGAAGAAGCTCCGGATGATATCTTAAAAACAAAGTAG
- a CDS encoding sulfatase translates to MQRSLISFIFIFFLLYACRANQPSSLPNIVFIVVDDLGYSDVGYMKQKSKIHTPNIDLLVKEGMVFTDAYASAPVCSPTRASLTTGKYPATLKLTCHIPGMGMEKYLNKLNKGKKLKEAYFLDHLPTEEVTFAEVLKEHGYVTGYIGKWHLGGEGSIYTKDGIVNSAYHPDKQGFDVNIGGCAYGQPKKYFDPYQNGTIQDRKEGEYLTDRLGDEAVNFIERNKQKTFFLNLATYTVHTPLAAPKENVDKYNGNKYFAMIEKLDQNVGKVMAKLKELDLLKNTMVVFYSDNGGLWGNPPLKGKKGTLYEGGIRVPMVVNYYGKIEPGSSCHVPVTSVDFFPTFIELAGFSVSNYPQVEGQSLLPLFYQKGHFPDRAIYWHFPHHRKEGLSMGAAIREGDWKLIKEFETEELFLFNLPQDLGEKINLSAKYPAKSRELLRKLEKWQQKVNAEMPEVNETFNTNDAIELCGEINVPLK, encoded by the coding sequence ATGCAAAGATCTTTAATATCTTTTATATTCATTTTTTTTCTTTTATATGCTTGTAGGGCAAATCAACCTTCTTCTTTGCCTAATATTGTTTTTATTGTAGTGGATGATCTGGGTTATTCCGATGTGGGTTATATGAAACAAAAAAGCAAAATTCATACCCCTAATATTGATCTTTTGGTGAAAGAGGGAATGGTTTTTACCGATGCTTATGCTTCAGCGCCCGTATGCTCCCCCACAAGAGCAAGCCTAACGACTGGAAAATATCCTGCTACACTAAAATTGACTTGTCACATTCCGGGTATGGGAATGGAAAAATATTTGAATAAGCTTAATAAAGGAAAAAAATTGAAGGAAGCTTATTTTTTAGATCATTTGCCCACGGAGGAAGTTACTTTTGCCGAAGTACTTAAGGAGCATGGGTATGTAACAGGATATATTGGGAAGTGGCATCTGGGTGGTGAAGGTTCTATTTATACGAAGGATGGTATTGTAAATTCGGCTTATCATCCAGATAAGCAAGGGTTTGACGTTAATATTGGAGGATGTGCTTATGGACAACCTAAAAAATATTTTGACCCTTATCAGAATGGAACCATACAGGATAGAAAGGAAGGAGAATATTTAACAGATAGGTTAGGAGATGAAGCAGTTAATTTTATTGAAAGGAATAAACAAAAAACTTTCTTTTTAAATCTGGCAACTTATACTGTACATACTCCTTTGGCAGCTCCTAAAGAGAATGTGGATAAATACAATGGTAATAAATACTTTGCTATGATTGAAAAACTAGACCAAAACGTGGGGAAAGTGATGGCTAAGTTGAAAGAATTGGATTTATTAAAAAATACGATGGTAGTTTTTTATTCGGATAATGGGGGCTTGTGGGGTAATCCTCCTTTAAAAGGAAAAAAAGGAACCTTGTACGAAGGTGGCATAAGAGTACCTATGGTTGTGAATTATTATGGAAAAATAGAACCAGGAAGTAGCTGTCATGTACCAGTAACATCTGTTGATTTTTTTCCAACGTTTATTGAATTGGCAGGGTTCTCAGTATCAAATTATCCTCAAGTGGAAGGTCAAAGTTTACTTCCTCTGTTTTATCAAAAGGGTCATTTTCCCGACAGGGCTATTTACTGGCATTTTCCACACCACCGTAAAGAAGGACTTTCAATGGGGGCAGCTATTCGTGAGGGCGATTGGAAACTGATTAAGGAATTTGAAACCGAAGAGTTGTTTCTTTTTAATTTGCCACAAGACCTAGGTGAAAAGATTAATCTTTCAGCTAAGTATCCGGCAAAAAGTAGAGAACTGCTTAGGAAGCTAGAAAAGTGGCAACAAAAGGTGAATGCCGAAATGCCTGAAGTAAATGAAACATTTAATACGAATGATGCAATAGAACTTTGTGGTGAGATTAATGTGCCACTAAAATAG
- a CDS encoding hybrid sensor histidine kinase/response regulator transcription factor → MTHKFAWILIFISTYTSHFTIFGQNVFFDQIQQPGIHQDGIFDITQDNNGFLWLATHKGLVRYDGIHTVAYEHFYKDDHLIPCDKVFELSVDKNNDILAITTSGLCKYFQHEDRFQQIPHQTIGIHSKICQTNSSNTLITSSTGILCLTKNNEIKDVAIAGHAFFPQQEKIKNIFHATDSLFFIAAENGGIGVAQYDYRQNILKIISYSYRNAVFNTIERESDSTYYIGFKTFISRINLTKTGQIKALKMPGTHPIFSLKMSSITDILVSTNKNIYISTVGNGLIEINSNDGHIKRYLQSDNKNSLKWNTLLCLFEDKSGVIWIGKGQGGITKIDTKRKPFFNLKHNPMDKKSLSHDYINPILIDSKGYLWAGTLQGELNRSINHFSETHISEFEFELIYKKDIMRYALFQLNNYVIIGAGTTILFYNLDTEQFTTLPPGSKLHHMIGNNPIFNFGVDHKNRLWIGGAKGLLCVDYHNNFQNVITGNCSQVPIKTLNGVELNERVNQILCMDSLGTYIAMNHGLFTVAEEKDTLYLNHYYYDPNNEMSLSHSRVTSICKDYNHQLWVGTYNGGLNKINLKNNNIIGFYNRKNLINLPVSSIFDIQTDDKNNLWIASQKGIIKYDIQHNSYIQYAYPLPDGNSKLNIKAGAKTKDGQLLFGGNNGIVAFNPDRILINDIPAQVALTGLQILGKPIKVNEKIHNTIILPASLEVLDQITIPHECNNFTIEFSTLHYSSPENNSIKYRLKGIDNNWHRTSALQNTVNYPRLPHGNYTFQLKALNSDNVENQEIKELHICILPPWYLTWMAKLSFGLVFCCLLFIIYKYLHNISQLKQSLKLEGLAKQQDKELFEMKQQFFTNVSHEFKTPLSLIIGPVESMMKNSKSSDSKNLSLVLRNALRLQRLINQLLDFRKLEQKKMQANLQKADINELIQDVLLAYEYAFKKAELKVQFINKVEKIECWFDYDKIEKVLYNLISNVCKYSKKNSQVLIKSLIDKNEFVFSILNEGEGIPPSKKLQIFDRFYQLKNKSSGTGIGLSMTKEFIELHKGTIKEIGKYGENSEFVFTLPLNHTPFTNVAIYQNSHIKAPYCIENSDKELSEDKQQSILIVEDNLDMIDFISDIFQQHFQILTAINGIKGFELAQKHIPDIIISDIMMPEMDGNELCKRIKDDSKTCHIPLIMLTAKDTLEERIEGISKGADAYISKPFRADHLTAQINNLLDSRKKLQQTYKEKYSLVTDNIESTSYDDNLLKKFVDFIDENIANSNLKVEDVAQELAYSYMQFNRKIKALTGESVGQFITHYRLKKAKLIFEKNPTVRVSDVMTEIGFNTHSHFSKLFKTQFGLTPKEFREKLIHSSSPTK, encoded by the coding sequence ATGACCCATAAGTTCGCTTGGATACTTATCTTCATATCTACTTATACATCCCATTTTACCATCTTTGGTCAAAATGTTTTTTTTGATCAGATACAACAACCAGGTATCCATCAAGATGGAATATTTGATATTACACAGGACAACAATGGCTTTTTGTGGTTAGCAACCCATAAAGGACTCGTGAGGTACGATGGCATCCACACTGTTGCTTATGAACATTTTTATAAGGATGACCACTTAATACCTTGTGATAAGGTATTTGAATTAAGTGTTGATAAAAACAATGACATTCTAGCCATTACAACAAGCGGACTATGTAAATATTTTCAGCATGAAGACAGATTTCAACAAATCCCCCATCAAACAATCGGTATCCATTCTAAAATTTGTCAAACAAATTCTAGTAACACACTTATCACCTCCTCCACGGGCATATTATGCTTAACTAAAAACAATGAAATAAAAGATGTAGCAATAGCTGGTCATGCATTTTTTCCTCAACAAGAAAAAATAAAAAATATTTTTCATGCTACGGATTCATTATTTTTTATCGCTGCAGAAAATGGAGGTATTGGAGTTGCGCAATATGATTACAGGCAAAATATATTAAAAATAATCTCGTACTCCTATAGAAATGCAGTCTTCAATACAATTGAACGAGAGTCTGATTCTACCTACTACATAGGATTTAAAACTTTTATAAGCCGAATAAATCTAACAAAAACGGGCCAAATAAAAGCATTAAAGATGCCGGGAACCCATCCAATATTTTCTTTAAAAATGAGTAGCATTACCGACATATTAGTATCTACAAATAAAAACATCTACATATCAACTGTTGGAAACGGTTTAATTGAAATAAATAGCAACGATGGTCATATAAAAAGATACCTGCAAAGTGATAACAAAAATAGCTTAAAATGGAATACGCTGCTTTGTCTATTTGAAGACAAGTCGGGCGTAATTTGGATTGGGAAAGGCCAGGGAGGAATTACAAAAATCGATACAAAACGTAAGCCCTTTTTCAACTTAAAGCATAATCCCATGGATAAAAAATCACTTTCGCATGATTATATCAACCCTATTTTAATTGATTCAAAAGGATATTTATGGGCCGGAACATTACAAGGAGAGCTCAATAGATCTATCAATCATTTCTCAGAAACACATATATCTGAATTTGAATTTGAACTAATATATAAAAAGGATATTATGAGATATGCTTTGTTCCAATTAAATAATTATGTCATCATTGGCGCTGGCACCACCATACTCTTTTACAATTTAGATACAGAACAATTTACAACATTACCTCCAGGCAGCAAGTTACATCATATGATAGGCAACAATCCTATTTTTAATTTTGGTGTTGATCATAAAAATAGATTATGGATTGGTGGTGCAAAAGGATTATTATGTGTCGACTATCACAATAATTTCCAAAATGTAATCACTGGAAATTGTTCCCAAGTACCCATTAAGACGCTTAACGGAGTAGAATTAAACGAAAGAGTAAATCAGATCCTTTGCATGGATAGTTTAGGAACTTATATTGCAATGAATCATGGTTTGTTTACTGTTGCAGAAGAAAAAGACACACTATATCTTAATCACTACTATTACGACCCCAACAATGAGATGTCTTTAAGTCATTCCAGAGTTACCTCCATTTGTAAGGATTACAATCACCAATTGTGGGTTGGAACTTACAATGGAGGATTAAACAAAATTAATTTAAAAAACAATAATATCATTGGTTTTTATAATCGAAAAAACCTCATAAACTTACCTGTAAGTTCCATCTTCGACATACAAACCGATGACAAAAACAACCTATGGATTGCCTCACAAAAAGGAATCATAAAATATGATATCCAGCACAATTCGTACATTCAATATGCATACCCCTTGCCTGACGGGAACAGCAAACTAAACATAAAGGCTGGTGCAAAAACAAAAGATGGACAATTATTATTTGGTGGAAATAATGGTATCGTGGCATTCAATCCTGATAGAATATTAATAAACGACATTCCTGCACAAGTAGCACTCACCGGATTACAAATACTGGGCAAACCTATTAAGGTCAATGAAAAGATACACAATACAATCATATTACCGGCATCCCTAGAAGTGCTGGATCAAATCACTATACCCCACGAATGTAATAACTTTACAATTGAGTTTTCAACCTTACATTATTCTTCTCCTGAAAACAACTCTATAAAGTATAGACTAAAAGGTATTGATAACAATTGGCATCGCACATCGGCTTTACAGAATACCGTAAACTATCCAAGATTACCGCACGGCAATTATACATTTCAATTAAAAGCACTCAATTCCGACAACGTTGAGAACCAAGAAATAAAAGAGTTACACATTTGTATATTGCCTCCTTGGTATTTAACATGGATGGCCAAACTATCTTTTGGACTCGTATTTTGCTGCCTGCTATTTATCATATACAAATACCTTCACAATATTTCTCAGTTAAAACAATCTTTAAAGTTGGAAGGATTAGCTAAACAACAAGACAAAGAGTTGTTTGAAATGAAACAACAGTTTTTCACAAATGTATCCCATGAATTTAAAACGCCTTTATCTTTAATTATTGGCCCTGTAGAAAGCATGATGAAAAATTCTAAAAGTAGCGATTCAAAAAACCTATCACTGGTATTACGAAATGCACTACGGCTACAGCGATTGATAAACCAATTGCTTGATTTCAGGAAACTTGAACAGAAAAAAATGCAGGCGAATCTACAGAAGGCAGATATCAATGAACTAATTCAAGACGTTTTATTAGCGTATGAATATGCATTTAAAAAGGCAGAATTGAAAGTACAATTTATAAATAAAGTAGAAAAAATAGAATGCTGGTTTGACTATGATAAAATAGAAAAGGTACTGTACAATCTCATTTCAAATGTATGCAAATACTCAAAAAAAAATAGCCAGGTGCTAATTAAATCATTAATAGATAAAAATGAATTTGTATTCAGTATTTTAAATGAAGGAGAAGGCATTCCCCCATCAAAGAAACTACAAATATTTGATCGATTTTATCAACTTAAAAACAAATCTTCAGGCACTGGCATTGGACTTTCAATGACCAAAGAATTTATTGAACTTCATAAGGGAACCATCAAAGAAATTGGTAAATATGGTGAAAACTCAGAGTTTGTCTTTACGCTTCCCCTAAATCATACACCCTTTACGAATGTTGCTATATATCAAAACAGCCACATAAAAGCTCCATACTGTATAGAAAACAGTGATAAAGAATTATCAGAAGATAAACAACAAAGCATTTTAATTGTGGAAGACAACTTAGATATGATTGATTTCATCAGTGATATCTTCCAACAACATTTTCAGATCCTTACGGCCATCAATGGCATAAAAGGTTTTGAATTGGCACAAAAACATATACCAGACATAATCATCAGTGATATAATGATGCCTGAAATGGATGGAAATGAGTTGTGCAAGCGTATCAAAGATGATTCGAAGACTTGTCATATACCCTTGATCATGTTAACAGCCAAAGATACACTGGAAGAAAGAATAGAAGGAATATCCAAGGGGGCAGATGCTTATATTTCAAAGCCATTTAGAGCAGACCATTTAACAGCTCAGATAAACAACCTACTTGATTCGCGAAAAAAACTACAGCAAACTTACAAGGAAAAATACTCCCTTGTAACAGACAATATTGAATCTACATCTTATGACGATAACTTACTGAAAAAATTTGTGGATTTTATTGATGAAAACATTGCTAATTCTAACCTGAAAGTTGAAGATGTTGCCCAGGAATTAGCATACAGCTACATGCAGTTTAACCGAAAAATAAAGGCTCTCACAGGTGAGTCGGTGGGTCAGTTTATTACGCATTACAGACTAAAAAAGGCTAAACTAATATTTGAAAAAAATCCTACGGTTAGAGTATCTGATGTTATGACCGAAATTGGGTTCAATACCCATTCTCATTTTTCAAAATTGTTTAAAACCCAATTCGGTCTAACGCCAAAAGAATTTAGAGAGAAACTCATTCATTCTTCATCACCAACAAAATAA
- a CDS encoding glycoside hydrolase family 97 protein produces the protein MKIVNFCIIFLVIVLPTTLASCNTKKNNYQLVAPEGKLSLHIRLIDNKLNYQISQQGEEKIGLSVLEIMADAAVTIIDADEMESDSTWKPVWGQQSTIRDNYRQLQLNIDIEGVKGVFVARVYNEGVAFRFVLDEGEKPDAVTLKCGYAFSKQSNYYFPKGETEPLGPLHHKEINDFLQQKKNKISLPLVVESNESFMALLESDLYAASGISPMRLYAEDVEGEMVSVNRVKVDHKKWMSPWRVILFGDTAGELVVNTVPINLATPCQLENTDWIKPGKTLWDWRVHGYTAPDGFVYGIDNESYYRFIDFAAETGVDYFLIDDAWYKHVTKGHFELSDKLALQAVIDYAAKKDVQLMLYYDRRHGEYGDDALFPYYQSLGMKGIKYGFMGSKVGFTREAIQKSAASHLLIDFHDSPVPFTGIRRTYPNAITREYCHAQQDSRRAFTPETFIKMALINAITGPLDMNNGNFDLNGINAGLRQKGPRKPHSYLSTVCSEAARTLVIFSGLVCIPDAPEAYAAKADLFEFIQKMPVGRWDESHVLHAKIGEYISTARRHDREWFIGSVYCQKGGALDIHLDFLEEGQDYEITYYEDTEETHCKTNPEAYRVRKGKVKKGDVVKAIMAPGGGHCMWIKPRI, from the coding sequence ATGAAAATTGTTAATTTTTGCATAATATTCTTAGTTATAGTATTGCCAACAACACTTGCTTCGTGTAATACAAAAAAGAATAATTATCAGTTAGTTGCTCCGGAAGGAAAGCTTTCTCTTCATATTCGTTTAATAGATAATAAGTTGAATTATCAAATTAGTCAGCAGGGAGAGGAGAAAATTGGTCTTTCTGTATTGGAAATAATGGCCGATGCAGCGGTAACAATTATTGATGCTGATGAAATGGAAAGTGATTCAACCTGGAAGCCTGTTTGGGGACAACAGAGTACCATACGTGATAATTATAGACAGCTTCAATTAAATATTGATATTGAGGGAGTTAAGGGTGTGTTTGTTGCCAGGGTTTATAACGAAGGAGTAGCCTTTCGGTTTGTGCTTGATGAAGGCGAAAAACCTGATGCAGTGACCTTAAAATGTGGTTATGCTTTTTCAAAACAGAGCAATTATTATTTTCCGAAAGGCGAAACGGAGCCTTTGGGCCCTTTGCATCATAAGGAGATAAACGATTTTTTACAACAGAAGAAAAATAAGATTAGCCTTCCTTTGGTCGTAGAATCAAATGAGTCGTTTATGGCTCTTTTGGAATCAGATTTATATGCGGCTTCTGGTATCAGTCCCATGCGGCTTTATGCTGAAGATGTTGAAGGTGAGATGGTTTCTGTGAATAGAGTAAAAGTAGACCATAAAAAATGGATGAGTCCTTGGCGTGTTATTTTATTTGGGGACACTGCCGGTGAGCTTGTTGTCAATACAGTTCCCATTAACCTGGCTACTCCTTGTCAACTTGAAAATACAGATTGGATAAAACCGGGTAAGACCTTATGGGATTGGCGTGTGCATGGATATACAGCACCAGATGGTTTTGTATATGGTATTGATAATGAGAGTTATTATAGATTTATAGATTTTGCAGCAGAAACAGGGGTTGATTATTTTCTTATTGATGATGCATGGTATAAGCATGTCACAAAAGGACATTTTGAATTATCGGATAAACTAGCTTTGCAAGCGGTCATTGATTATGCTGCAAAAAAAGATGTTCAACTCATGCTCTATTATGATAGAAGACATGGAGAGTATGGTGATGATGCTCTTTTTCCTTATTATCAGTCTTTAGGAATGAAAGGTATCAAATATGGATTTATGGGTAGTAAGGTTGGTTTTACCCGGGAAGCCATTCAAAAGAGTGCAGCAAGTCATCTTCTCATCGATTTTCATGATAGCCCGGTACCTTTTACCGGAATACGCCGTACTTATCCCAATGCTATTACTCGTGAATATTGCCATGCACAACAGGATTCACGAAGGGCTTTTACCCCAGAAACTTTTATAAAAATGGCTTTGATCAATGCCATAACTGGTCCGCTGGATATGAATAATGGAAATTTTGACTTAAATGGTATTAATGCGGGCTTGCGACAAAAGGGGCCGCGTAAACCCCACTCGTATTTGTCTACTGTATGTTCAGAAGCAGCTCGCACACTCGTTATTTTTAGTGGTTTGGTTTGTATTCCAGATGCACCAGAGGCCTACGCTGCAAAAGCCGATTTGTTTGAGTTTATTCAAAAAATGCCTGTGGGAAGATGGGATGAGAGTCATGTTCTTCATGCAAAAATTGGCGAGTACATTAGTACGGCACGACGACATGATCGGGAGTGGTTTATTGGTAGTGTTTATTGTCAAAAAGGAGGTGCACTGGATATTCACCTTGATTTCCTGGAAGAGGGACAAGATTATGAAATTACCTATTATGAAGATACGGAAGAAACTCACTGTAAGACTAATCCAGAAGCTTACAGAGTGCGAAAAGGAAAGGTGAAAAAGGGAGATGTTGTAAAGGCAATCATGGCACCTGGAGGTGGACATTGTATGTGGATTAAACCCAGAATATAA